In Bombus fervidus isolate BK054 chromosome 11, iyBomFerv1, whole genome shotgun sequence, a single genomic region encodes these proteins:
- the LOC139991942 gene encoding uncharacterized protein isoform X1 — protein MGNNGSSSRDQQAASVCSNGLTVPDGANRGWSQSFPRELTRHRSQPTAARKVLPEPPNQRLRATDNGSIIQNGGTISGRRAPTFASSRDLTKRTNDPSFRERSGSASNLVQPCSRRIDRHCCRYRADSSRPDANTSAGNLKKFGSEPDLRCSPDLVYPSTPGRSDLSSNSIDRQETVPPSSSCYRYGKESKERLESAYKPRKKYKAPAPPASPASPTLHGDSSRDVDSRFYPHAHFHSHPHSHAHQFEHHHHRSQVQPPPRRSRLFKTRAESKKAQITWQLSPSSDCDRERSRPTQRDAPNHWNGAPSRTTQHSDNDEVVADAVPVNRHDRDRPNVDEHRHHRSKLSDHGKNTLQRSISSPEFQAELIRVAKRVRDKLDSSGTAFDESAHDRRGDRFDTETVGLADQRSSRRRNEIEDRRENRDDGKERDQRGRCSDSVNVIETGNRETEGGVDRDAIAKSNRRRRTYESPASRDRSANDAVDVVNNSKSTEGRSWQQQQQNSDPGSRRDDDRRSKIFSAKQPPDHKWPDIAIAEKSEARSLGNEYVGETGNSAPNERSEDREHNQSFASTTPKTFYFGMNEGSAAESRAHQDQDIEGKFESEVKFLHRDQADGRPSFVADATDDMDDNERNVVENISLKLRPTLPKKQLEIPRFSPSAAWRLLSTLETPGPSMSTASEEIPVLFEERIERLSRPPPPFPLSLGPRSWHDKSGDSGISGDAGAGNEDSFDVSTINRMKTTVTRPTWTPQQDLGEESSSDAGVDSPPPLSTPLKYHSPRAHVFSLSLPRDEARTTTCLYAPETKAREPSAFNSLQKLKRSVSGAFGIGSHEHQRKCTRDVLDDNWLLSTSAPTSLQHNRGRIEAARISPSIWQPFPYRDRVARRVQRSRDSDDDDNDDDVDDDDEDNNDGDNGIDDDLTEDVDDERDSRINQAIDLDAKVKENDFPVILKPPSFSYLMPGGHVMYLPETNETEHRAQHLRSRKIGSTDYAETSTINREQNSEEQGECQAEIAPFRLNAYKNADRNSNIDVDNDDNKEDRAEEANEREEEDEEEEEIEEDDDNEYEDEDEDKVGNVSKRRCKRLKSRIGGNDCRGLNELSTCPEPRENVSQPKQRRTFLSSANDDQETRTSNLDAIGESKPQRKNNSRSRRFTFQSTVRQIERRRLAEKLSREAEAKERQRKGELEAMRKVEEEFQRKRAKEKASIRQQLRLFKEMEENFNSLPTPDWDGSQLSRADPDGAPSSTASSPTSLPTGNSSTIAPGKRSIGDSDSTKQLRAERKDYRPKYYDWSPDTCNHLDNHRQTTVHPKIVCDIPKSSHVFVDANVQPGKPPIASNSTPKSDNYRKDFAHGTVATKTSFASSDSELSQSNTRPHSRQNRIKSKPHRPRSGSPVRSVAAAAASEEDLSLLVESTRHPRNTTHDFILTGVQPFSKRKTYKPISFNPRPPPPIPS, from the exons ATGGGCAACAATGGGAGCAGTTCTCGAGATCAGCAAGCTGCGTCCGTGTGTTCGAACGGGCTGACCGTGCCGGATGGAGCAAATCGGGGTTGGTCTCAATCTTTCCCTCGGGAATTAACGAGACATCGGTCGCAGCCAACCGCTGCGCGCAAGGTCCTCCCCGAGCCACCGAATCAGAGGTTACGCGCCACCGACAACGGAAGTATCATACAGAACGGTGGAACGATCAGTGGTCGCAGAGCACCGACGTTCGCGTCGTCTCGCGACCTCACCAAG CGTACCAACGATCCTTCCTTTCGGGAGAGAAGCGGTTCCGCATCGAACCTCGTCCAACCCTGTTCGAGAAGGATCGATCGGCACTGCTGTCGCTATCGAGCCGACTCGAGTCGGCCAGATGCGAACACCAGTGCCGGTAATCTGAAGAAGTTTGGCAGCGAGCCTGATCTTCGTTGCTCTCCAGATCTGGTCTATCCTTCGACCCCGGGCCGTTCCGATTTATCGAGCAACTCGATCGACAGGCAAGAGACAGTTCCGCCATCATCTAGCTGTTACCGCTATGGCAAGGAATCCAAAGAACGACTCGAAAGCGCATACAAACCTAGGAAAAAGTACAAAGCTCCTGCTCCACCGGCATCCCCCGCCTCTCCTACTCTCCACGGAGACTCCTCGCGAGATGTCGACTCCCGCTTCTATCCGCACGCGCATTTCCATTCCCATCCTCATTCCCATGCTCATCAATTCGAACACCATCACCATCGTTCTCAAGTTCAACCGCCTCCACGAAGATCCCGCTTGTTTAAAACTCGCGCCGAATCGAAGAAAGCTCAAATCACCTGGCAGCTGTCACCGTCGTCCGATTGTGATCGCGAACGATCGCGACCTACGCAACGAGACGCGCCCAATCATTGGAACGGCGCTCCTTCTCGGACGACCCAGCATTCCGACAACGACGAGGTCGTTGCGGATGCAGTGCCTGTTAACCGGCACGATCGCGATCGCCCGAACGTCGACGAACATCGCCACCACCGTTCCAAGCTGTCCGACCACGGAAAGAACACGCTTCAAAGAAGCATCAGTAGTCCAGAGTTTCAAGCGGAGTTGATTCGAGTGGCTAAAAGAGTCCGTGACAAGTTAGATTCCAGCGGAACGGCGTTCGACGAATCCGCGCATGATCGTCGGGGCGACCGTTTCGACACGGAAACGGTCGGCCTTGCCGATCAACGATCGAGTCGTCGACGCAACGAGATCGAAGATAGGCGAGAGAATCGCGACGACGGTAAGGAACGGGATCAACGCGGTCGATGCTCGGATTCAGTTAACGTTATCGAAACGGGCAATCGCGAAACAGAAGGAGGCGTCGACCGCGATGCGATCGCTAAATCGAACCGACGTCGTCGAACCTACGAAAGTCCGGCATCGAGGGATCGGTCAGCAAACGACGCGGTTGATGTTGTCAACAATTCCAAGTCGACCGAAGGGCGATCGtggcagcaacagcagcagaaTTCGGATCCTGGCAGCAGACGAGACGATGACCGTCGGTCGAAGATCTTTTCGGCGAAACAACCGCCCGATCACAAGTGGCCAGACATCGCGATAGCCGAGAAATCCGAAGCGCGATCGCTAGGCAACGAGTACGTCGGAGAAACGGGCAACTCCGCCCCAAACGAACGATCAGAGGATCGAGAACACAATCAATC ATTTGCCTCGACGACGCCAAAGACCTTTTATTTCGGAATGAACGAGGGTTCGGCTGCAGAGTCTCGAGCCCACCAGGACCAAGATATCGAGGGAAAGTTCGAGTCCGAGGTCAAGTTCCTGCATCGCGATCAAGCAGACGGCCGACCTTCCTTCGTCGCGGATGCGACTGATGACATGGACGATAAT GAAAGAAACGTGGTGGAAAATATCTCGCTAAAGCTGCGACCCACCTTGCCGAAGAAGCAGTTGGAAATTCCGCGATTTTCGCCGTCTGCTGCGTGGAGATTGCTTTCGACGTTAGAAACACCGGGCCCGAGTATGAGCACCGCCAGCGAAGAAATCCCG gTGCTGTTCGAGGAGCGAATAGAGCGACTCTCGAGGCCACCACCACCTTTCCCACTGTCTTTGGGACCCCGCAGTTGGCACGACAAGTCCGGAGATTCCGGGATATCCGGGGATGCTGGAGCCGGCAACGAAGACTCGTTCGACGTTAGTACGATCAACAGGATGAAAACGACCGTGACGAGGCCGACTTGGACGCCGCAACAGGATTTGGGAGAGGAGTCGAGCAGCGACGCCGGCGTCGACTCGCCGCCGCCTTTATCCACTCCGTTGAAATATCATTCTCCGCGAGCGCACGTCTTCTCCCTTTCGTTGCCCAGAGACGAAGCCAGGACGACGACGTGTCTCTACGCTCCGGAAACCAAGGCCAGGGAGCCATCTGCGTTCAATTCGCTTCAGAAGCTGAAGAGATCGGTTTCTGGAGCTTTCGGTATAGGTTCTCACGAACATCAGAGAAAATGTACTCGCGACGTTCTCGACGATAACTGGTTGTTATCGACCAGTGCACCAACCTCGTTGCAGCACAATCGCGGTCGCATCGAAGCGGCGCGGATTTCGCCCTCGATTTGGCAGCCGTTTCCGTATCGAGATCGCGTCGCTCGACGCGTTCAACGTTCGCGCGATAGCGACGATGACGataacgacgacgacgtcgatgacgacgacgaagacaaCAACGACGGCGATAATGGCATCGATGATGATTTGACAGAGGACGTCGACGACGAACGAGACTCGCGAATCAATCAGGCGATCGACCTCGATGCTAAAGTcaaagaaaatgattttccAGTTATCTTGAAGCCTCCGTCTTTTTCGTATCTTATGCCTGGCGGTCACGTTATGTATCTACCGGAGACCAACGAAACGGAACATCGAGCGCAACATTTAAGGAGTAGAAAAATCGGTTCTACCGATTACGCGGAAACCAGCACGATCAATCGCGAGCAAAATAGCGAGGAACAAGGTGAATGTCAGGCTGAAATCGCGCCTTTTCGATTAAACGCGTACAAGAATGCCGATCGAAACAGCAACATCGACGTAGACAACGACGATAACAAGGAAGACCGAGCGGAGGAGGCGAACgagcgcgaggaagaggatgaagaggaggaggaaatAGAAGAAGATGATGACAACGAGTACGAGGACGAAGACGAGGACAAGGTCGGCAACGTATCGAAACGACGATGTAAAAGATTGAAAAGTCGTATTGGCGGCAATGATTGCAGAGGTCTTAACGAGCTTTCGACTTGTCCCGAACCACGCGAGAACGTCAGTCAGCCAAAGCAAAGGAGAACGTTCTTGTCTTCTGCGAACGACGACCAAGAAACGCGGACCTCCAATTTAGACGCGATCGGAGAATCGAAACCgcaaaggaaaaataattcgaGAAGCAGAAGGTTCACTTTTCAGTCGACGGTTAGACAGATAGAAAGACGTCGATTAGCCGAGAAGTTATCGAGGGAAGCCGAAGCGAAAGAACGGCAAAGAAAGGGCGAACTCGAAGCGATGCGCAAAGTGGAGGAAGAGTTTCAACGAAAACGCGCGAAAGAAAAAGCGAGTATCAGACAACAGTTGCGTCTTTtcaaagaaatggaagagaatTTCAA TAGCCTGCCGACCCCCGACTGGGATGGTTCGCAGTTGTCTCGTGCCGATCCGGACGGTGCGCCTTCCTCCACCGCATCCTCTCCTACTTCGTTGCCAACTGGGAATTCGTCCACGATCGCACCTGGCAAACGTTCTATCGGTGACTCGGATTCGACTAAACAACTTCGTGCCGAGCGAAAAGACTATCGACCAAAGTATTACGATTGGTCACCGGATACCTGTAATCATTTAGACAATCACAGACAAACAACTGTTCATCCAAAGATAGTTTGCGACATTCCGAAAAGTTCGCACGTTTTCGTCGACGCGAACGTTCAACCTGGCAAGCCACCAATTGCGTCCAATTCTACTCCAAAGTCGGACAATTATAG GAAAGATTTCGCGCACGGCACCGTGGCAACTAAAACCTCTTTCGCGAGTAGCGACAGCGAACTGTCCCAATCGAACACGAGGCCGCATTCCAGGCAAAACAGAATCAAGAGCAAACCCCATCGACCTAG GTCCGGTAGTCCAGTACGAAGCGTGGCCGCAGCAGCCGCATCCGAGGAAGATTTGTCGCTGCTGGTAGAATCAACGAGACATCCAAGGAATACT
- the LOC139991942 gene encoding uncharacterized protein isoform X2 translates to MGNNGSSSRDQQAASVCSNGLTVPDGANRGWSQSFPRELTRHRSQPTAARKVLPEPPNQRLRATDNGSIIQNGGTISGRRAPTFASSRDLTKRTNDPSFRERSGSASNLVQPCSRRIDRHCCRYRADSSRPDANTSAGNLKKFGSEPDLRCSPDLVYPSTPGRSDLSSNSIDRQETVPPSSSCYRYGKESKERLESAYKPRKKYKAPAPPASPASPTLHGDSSRDVDSRFYPHAHFHSHPHSHAHQFEHHHHRSQVQPPPRRSRLFKTRAESKKAQITWQLSPSSDCDRERSRPTQRDAPNHWNGAPSRTTQHSDNDEVVADAVPVNRHDRDRPNVDEHRHHRSKLSDHGKNTLQRSISSPEFQAELIRVAKRVRDKLDSSGTAFDESAHDRRGDRFDTETVGLADQRSSRRRNEIEDRRENRDDGKERDQRGRCSDSVNVIETGNRETEGGVDRDAIAKSNRRRRTYESPASRDRSANDAVDVVNNSKSTEGRSWQQQQQNSDPGSRRDDDRRSKIFSAKQPPDHKWPDIAIAEKSEARSLGNEYVGETGNSAPNERSEDREHNQSFASTTPKTFYFGMNEGSAAESRAHQDQDIEGKFESEVKFLHRDQADGRPSFVADATDDMDDNERNVVENISLKLRPTLPKKQLEIPRFSPSAAWRLLSTLETPGPSMSTASEEIPVLFEERIERLSRPPPPFPLSLGPRSWHDKSGDSGISGDAGAGNEDSFDVSTINRMKTTVTRPTWTPQQDLGEESSSDAGVDSPPPLSTPLKYHSPRAHVFSLSLPRDEARTTTCLYAPETKAREPSAFNSLQKLKRSVSGAFGIGSHEHQRKCTRDVLDDNWLLSTSAPTSLQHNRGRIEAARISPSIWQPFPYRDRVARRVQRSRDSDDDDNDDDVDDDDEDNNDGDNGIDDDLTEDVDDERDSRINQAIDLDAKVKENDFPVILKPPSFSYLMPGGHVMYLPETNETEHRAQHLRSRKIGSTDYAETSTINREQNSEEQGECQAEIAPFRLNAYKNADRNSNIDVDNDDNKEDRAEEANEREEEDEEEEEIEEDDDNEYEDEDEDKVGNVSKRRCKRLKSRIGGNDCRGLNELSTCPEPRENVSQPKQRRTFLSSANDDQETRTSNLDAIGESKPQRKNNSRSRRFTFQSTVRQIERRRLAEKLSREAEAKERQRKGELEAMRKVEEEFQRKRAKEKASIRQQLRLFKEMEENFNLPTPDWDGSQLSRADPDGAPSSTASSPTSLPTGNSSTIAPGKRSIGDSDSTKQLRAERKDYRPKYYDWSPDTCNHLDNHRQTTVHPKIVCDIPKSSHVFVDANVQPGKPPIASNSTPKSDNYRKDFAHGTVATKTSFASSDSELSQSNTRPHSRQNRIKSKPHRPRSGSPVRSVAAAAASEEDLSLLVESTRHPRNTTHDFILTGVQPFSKRKTYKPISFNPRPPPPIPS, encoded by the exons ATGGGCAACAATGGGAGCAGTTCTCGAGATCAGCAAGCTGCGTCCGTGTGTTCGAACGGGCTGACCGTGCCGGATGGAGCAAATCGGGGTTGGTCTCAATCTTTCCCTCGGGAATTAACGAGACATCGGTCGCAGCCAACCGCTGCGCGCAAGGTCCTCCCCGAGCCACCGAATCAGAGGTTACGCGCCACCGACAACGGAAGTATCATACAGAACGGTGGAACGATCAGTGGTCGCAGAGCACCGACGTTCGCGTCGTCTCGCGACCTCACCAAG CGTACCAACGATCCTTCCTTTCGGGAGAGAAGCGGTTCCGCATCGAACCTCGTCCAACCCTGTTCGAGAAGGATCGATCGGCACTGCTGTCGCTATCGAGCCGACTCGAGTCGGCCAGATGCGAACACCAGTGCCGGTAATCTGAAGAAGTTTGGCAGCGAGCCTGATCTTCGTTGCTCTCCAGATCTGGTCTATCCTTCGACCCCGGGCCGTTCCGATTTATCGAGCAACTCGATCGACAGGCAAGAGACAGTTCCGCCATCATCTAGCTGTTACCGCTATGGCAAGGAATCCAAAGAACGACTCGAAAGCGCATACAAACCTAGGAAAAAGTACAAAGCTCCTGCTCCACCGGCATCCCCCGCCTCTCCTACTCTCCACGGAGACTCCTCGCGAGATGTCGACTCCCGCTTCTATCCGCACGCGCATTTCCATTCCCATCCTCATTCCCATGCTCATCAATTCGAACACCATCACCATCGTTCTCAAGTTCAACCGCCTCCACGAAGATCCCGCTTGTTTAAAACTCGCGCCGAATCGAAGAAAGCTCAAATCACCTGGCAGCTGTCACCGTCGTCCGATTGTGATCGCGAACGATCGCGACCTACGCAACGAGACGCGCCCAATCATTGGAACGGCGCTCCTTCTCGGACGACCCAGCATTCCGACAACGACGAGGTCGTTGCGGATGCAGTGCCTGTTAACCGGCACGATCGCGATCGCCCGAACGTCGACGAACATCGCCACCACCGTTCCAAGCTGTCCGACCACGGAAAGAACACGCTTCAAAGAAGCATCAGTAGTCCAGAGTTTCAAGCGGAGTTGATTCGAGTGGCTAAAAGAGTCCGTGACAAGTTAGATTCCAGCGGAACGGCGTTCGACGAATCCGCGCATGATCGTCGGGGCGACCGTTTCGACACGGAAACGGTCGGCCTTGCCGATCAACGATCGAGTCGTCGACGCAACGAGATCGAAGATAGGCGAGAGAATCGCGACGACGGTAAGGAACGGGATCAACGCGGTCGATGCTCGGATTCAGTTAACGTTATCGAAACGGGCAATCGCGAAACAGAAGGAGGCGTCGACCGCGATGCGATCGCTAAATCGAACCGACGTCGTCGAACCTACGAAAGTCCGGCATCGAGGGATCGGTCAGCAAACGACGCGGTTGATGTTGTCAACAATTCCAAGTCGACCGAAGGGCGATCGtggcagcaacagcagcagaaTTCGGATCCTGGCAGCAGACGAGACGATGACCGTCGGTCGAAGATCTTTTCGGCGAAACAACCGCCCGATCACAAGTGGCCAGACATCGCGATAGCCGAGAAATCCGAAGCGCGATCGCTAGGCAACGAGTACGTCGGAGAAACGGGCAACTCCGCCCCAAACGAACGATCAGAGGATCGAGAACACAATCAATC ATTTGCCTCGACGACGCCAAAGACCTTTTATTTCGGAATGAACGAGGGTTCGGCTGCAGAGTCTCGAGCCCACCAGGACCAAGATATCGAGGGAAAGTTCGAGTCCGAGGTCAAGTTCCTGCATCGCGATCAAGCAGACGGCCGACCTTCCTTCGTCGCGGATGCGACTGATGACATGGACGATAAT GAAAGAAACGTGGTGGAAAATATCTCGCTAAAGCTGCGACCCACCTTGCCGAAGAAGCAGTTGGAAATTCCGCGATTTTCGCCGTCTGCTGCGTGGAGATTGCTTTCGACGTTAGAAACACCGGGCCCGAGTATGAGCACCGCCAGCGAAGAAATCCCG gTGCTGTTCGAGGAGCGAATAGAGCGACTCTCGAGGCCACCACCACCTTTCCCACTGTCTTTGGGACCCCGCAGTTGGCACGACAAGTCCGGAGATTCCGGGATATCCGGGGATGCTGGAGCCGGCAACGAAGACTCGTTCGACGTTAGTACGATCAACAGGATGAAAACGACCGTGACGAGGCCGACTTGGACGCCGCAACAGGATTTGGGAGAGGAGTCGAGCAGCGACGCCGGCGTCGACTCGCCGCCGCCTTTATCCACTCCGTTGAAATATCATTCTCCGCGAGCGCACGTCTTCTCCCTTTCGTTGCCCAGAGACGAAGCCAGGACGACGACGTGTCTCTACGCTCCGGAAACCAAGGCCAGGGAGCCATCTGCGTTCAATTCGCTTCAGAAGCTGAAGAGATCGGTTTCTGGAGCTTTCGGTATAGGTTCTCACGAACATCAGAGAAAATGTACTCGCGACGTTCTCGACGATAACTGGTTGTTATCGACCAGTGCACCAACCTCGTTGCAGCACAATCGCGGTCGCATCGAAGCGGCGCGGATTTCGCCCTCGATTTGGCAGCCGTTTCCGTATCGAGATCGCGTCGCTCGACGCGTTCAACGTTCGCGCGATAGCGACGATGACGataacgacgacgacgtcgatgacgacgacgaagacaaCAACGACGGCGATAATGGCATCGATGATGATTTGACAGAGGACGTCGACGACGAACGAGACTCGCGAATCAATCAGGCGATCGACCTCGATGCTAAAGTcaaagaaaatgattttccAGTTATCTTGAAGCCTCCGTCTTTTTCGTATCTTATGCCTGGCGGTCACGTTATGTATCTACCGGAGACCAACGAAACGGAACATCGAGCGCAACATTTAAGGAGTAGAAAAATCGGTTCTACCGATTACGCGGAAACCAGCACGATCAATCGCGAGCAAAATAGCGAGGAACAAGGTGAATGTCAGGCTGAAATCGCGCCTTTTCGATTAAACGCGTACAAGAATGCCGATCGAAACAGCAACATCGACGTAGACAACGACGATAACAAGGAAGACCGAGCGGAGGAGGCGAACgagcgcgaggaagaggatgaagaggaggaggaaatAGAAGAAGATGATGACAACGAGTACGAGGACGAAGACGAGGACAAGGTCGGCAACGTATCGAAACGACGATGTAAAAGATTGAAAAGTCGTATTGGCGGCAATGATTGCAGAGGTCTTAACGAGCTTTCGACTTGTCCCGAACCACGCGAGAACGTCAGTCAGCCAAAGCAAAGGAGAACGTTCTTGTCTTCTGCGAACGACGACCAAGAAACGCGGACCTCCAATTTAGACGCGATCGGAGAATCGAAACCgcaaaggaaaaataattcgaGAAGCAGAAGGTTCACTTTTCAGTCGACGGTTAGACAGATAGAAAGACGTCGATTAGCCGAGAAGTTATCGAGGGAAGCCGAAGCGAAAGAACGGCAAAGAAAGGGCGAACTCGAAGCGATGCGCAAAGTGGAGGAAGAGTTTCAACGAAAACGCGCGAAAGAAAAAGCGAGTATCAGACAACAGTTGCGTCTTTtcaaagaaatggaagagaatTTCAA CCTGCCGACCCCCGACTGGGATGGTTCGCAGTTGTCTCGTGCCGATCCGGACGGTGCGCCTTCCTCCACCGCATCCTCTCCTACTTCGTTGCCAACTGGGAATTCGTCCACGATCGCACCTGGCAAACGTTCTATCGGTGACTCGGATTCGACTAAACAACTTCGTGCCGAGCGAAAAGACTATCGACCAAAGTATTACGATTGGTCACCGGATACCTGTAATCATTTAGACAATCACAGACAAACAACTGTTCATCCAAAGATAGTTTGCGACATTCCGAAAAGTTCGCACGTTTTCGTCGACGCGAACGTTCAACCTGGCAAGCCACCAATTGCGTCCAATTCTACTCCAAAGTCGGACAATTATAG GAAAGATTTCGCGCACGGCACCGTGGCAACTAAAACCTCTTTCGCGAGTAGCGACAGCGAACTGTCCCAATCGAACACGAGGCCGCATTCCAGGCAAAACAGAATCAAGAGCAAACCCCATCGACCTAG GTCCGGTAGTCCAGTACGAAGCGTGGCCGCAGCAGCCGCATCCGAGGAAGATTTGTCGCTGCTGGTAGAATCAACGAGACATCCAAGGAATACT